The Aurantiacibacter gangjinensis genome includes a region encoding these proteins:
- a CDS encoding CHRD domain-containing protein, with product MTIRLKTVGLAAFTLAAMGLAGCETIEEAYLERTSVTYEAELRGSNQVGRGDPDGYATAEITFADELTRVCWDLNDIAGLGPITGAHIHRGAAGQNGPVVLAFRQATEGGWRGCSSDTDWVQSAFDEGLSNYYVNVHTAEYPDGAIRGQLRQ from the coding sequence GTGACAATCCGCCTGAAAACCGTCGGCCTCGCCGCCTTTACCCTCGCCGCCATGGGCCTTGCCGGATGCGAGACCATCGAGGAGGCCTATCTCGAGCGGACCTCCGTGACATATGAGGCGGAGCTGCGCGGATCGAACCAGGTGGGCCGGGGCGATCCCGATGGCTACGCCACGGCGGAAATCACCTTCGCCGACGAGCTGACCCGCGTGTGCTGGGACCTTAACGATATTGCGGGCCTCGGCCCGATCACCGGCGCGCATATCCATCGCGGCGCGGCGGGCCAGAACGGCCCCGTGGTGCTGGCTTTCCGGCAGGCGACCGAAGGTGGCTGGCGCGGATGCAGCAGCGACACGGACTGGGTGCAGAGCGCCTTCGATGAAGGCCTCTCCAATTATTACGTCAATGTCCACACCGCCGAATACCCAGATGGCGCGATCCGCGGACAGTTGCGACAATAG
- a CDS encoding metal-dependent hydrolase codes for MPTIMTHAIVPLAMAAAAGRDRISPKIAIAGAVLAVAPDADVIGFALGVDYGDPWGHRGATHSIAFAAMIAAVTAALWKEARSLFAFAFLTFAMASHGLLDTLTNGGLGAALWWPFENARIFAPVTPVRVSPIGADFFSARGLETLVSELKWIWLPCAALAVGGLLLRRQGNGG; via the coding sequence ATGCCCACCATCATGACCCATGCGATCGTCCCGCTAGCCATGGCTGCTGCGGCTGGGCGTGATCGAATTTCACCTAAAATCGCCATCGCCGGAGCGGTGCTGGCGGTCGCGCCCGATGCCGATGTGATCGGCTTTGCACTGGGCGTCGATTACGGCGACCCGTGGGGGCATCGCGGGGCGACGCATTCCATCGCTTTTGCTGCGATGATCGCTGCCGTCACTGCTGCGCTATGGAAAGAGGCGCGCAGTCTTTTTGCCTTTGCGTTTCTCACTTTTGCCATGGCGAGCCACGGACTGCTCGACACACTCACGAACGGCGGACTAGGTGCGGCGCTGTGGTGGCCGTTCGAAAATGCGCGCATTTTCGCGCCCGTCACGCCGGTGCGGGTATCGCCTATCGGCGCGGATTTCTTCTCCGCGCGCGGGCTGGAAACGCTGGTATCGGAGCTGAAGTGGATATGGCTGCCCTGCGCGGCGCTGGCTGTCGGCGGGCTCCTGCTGCGGCGTCAAGGGAACGGCGGCTGA
- a CDS encoding FRG domain-containing protein, translating into MRIQESDLFGKLDAPTSFNQLLSMILEPPKPKGNNVWMWRGHASIDWRIDSSAYRRLKTKTAKPTDRDIEWYEKSLIKRAKHRGYNFFDGHDLSDFDVLARLQHHGAATRLLDATRSALVGLFFACSTEPQKTGILLGFHSFTLGGYEGEPKPESYDDVVQGLAKFSHAVTWQPPDVSPRIAAQHSQFLYSAVSDNAMGSLRFEKEREDFLAIPIFPSIKEKSLTILRESFDIRDLTLFPDLDGFARSNASDQHPYSYARW; encoded by the coding sequence ATGCGTATTCAAGAATCCGACTTGTTTGGAAAACTGGACGCCCCGACATCGTTCAACCAATTGCTTAGTATGATTCTGGAGCCGCCGAAGCCGAAGGGTAACAATGTATGGATGTGGCGCGGTCATGCGAGCATTGATTGGAGGATTGATAGCTCTGCATATAGACGACTAAAGACCAAAACAGCAAAGCCGACGGATCGAGACATTGAGTGGTATGAAAAAAGCTTAATCAAGCGAGCGAAGCACAGAGGCTATAACTTTTTCGACGGGCATGATCTGAGTGATTTCGATGTTCTCGCAAGGCTACAGCATCATGGTGCTGCCACTAGACTGCTGGATGCCACGCGAAGCGCGCTTGTGGGTCTTTTCTTTGCTTGTTCTACTGAGCCTCAAAAGACTGGCATCTTATTGGGTTTTCACAGCTTCACTCTCGGGGGGTATGAGGGAGAGCCAAAGCCGGAAAGCTATGACGACGTGGTCCAAGGCTTAGCAAAGTTCAGCCACGCGGTAACATGGCAGCCTCCTGATGTTTCACCACGAATCGCAGCACAACATTCTCAATTTCTCTACAGCGCGGTGTCTGATAACGCGATGGGGAGCCTCCGGTTCGAGAAGGAACGAGAGGACTTTCTCGCCATACCTATTTTTCCTTCCATTAAAGAAAAATCGCTCACAATTTTGAGGGAGTCCTTCGATATTCGAGATTTGACCCTGTTTCCTGACTTGGACGGGTTTGCCCGCAGTAACGCTAGCGATCAGCACCCATATTCGTACGCTCGTTGGTAA
- the guaA gene encoding glutamine-hydrolyzing GMP synthase: MHADHDSDIRPDSILIVDFGSQVTQLIARRVREAGVYSEIAPFSMAEEAFQRMQPKGIILSGSPASVPDDGSPRAPQVLFDSGLPILGICYGQQVMTHQLGGEVRPGHETGEGGEFGRAFLTVTKDCALFDGLWQEGERHQVWMSHGDKVTQFADGFEIVATSDGAPFAVIADEQRKYYGTQFHPEVVHTPDGGKLLANFVHKVCGLAGDWTMAAYRDTKIAEIREQVGDGKVICGLSGGVDSSVAAILIHEAIGDQLTCVFVDHGLLRLNEREQVETMFRDHYNIPLVVVDAEERFMKGLAGQTDPEKKRKFIGGEFINVFEEEAKKIGGADFLAQGTLYPDVIESVSFTGGPSVTIKSHHNVGGLPERMNMKLVEPLRELFKDEVRELGRELGLPDIFVGRHPFPGPGLAIRIPGEVTKERCDILRKADAIYLEEIRNAGLYDAIWQAFAVLLPVKTVGVMGDGRTYDSVCGLRAVTSTDGMTADVYPFDAAFLTGCATRIVNEVQGVNRVVYDYTSKPPGTIEWE; encoded by the coding sequence ATGCACGCAGATCACGACTCCGATATCAGGCCCGATTCCATCCTAATTGTCGACTTCGGCAGCCAGGTGACCCAGCTGATCGCACGCCGTGTGCGCGAGGCGGGCGTCTATTCCGAAATCGCTCCGTTCAGCATGGCGGAAGAGGCGTTTCAGCGCATGCAGCCCAAGGGCATTATCCTGTCGGGATCGCCCGCCAGCGTGCCCGATGACGGCTCGCCCCGAGCCCCGCAAGTGCTGTTCGACAGCGGCCTGCCGATCCTCGGCATTTGCTATGGTCAGCAGGTGATGACGCACCAGCTGGGCGGTGAAGTGCGGCCCGGGCATGAGACCGGTGAGGGCGGCGAATTCGGCCGTGCTTTCCTCACCGTCACCAAGGATTGCGCGCTGTTCGACGGATTGTGGCAGGAAGGCGAACGCCACCAGGTCTGGATGAGCCACGGCGACAAGGTGACGCAATTTGCCGATGGCTTCGAAATCGTCGCCACCAGCGATGGTGCGCCCTTCGCGGTCATCGCAGACGAACAGCGCAAATATTACGGCACGCAGTTCCACCCCGAAGTCGTCCACACGCCCGATGGCGGCAAGTTGCTCGCCAATTTCGTGCACAAGGTTTGCGGGCTGGCGGGCGACTGGACCATGGCCGCCTATCGCGACACCAAGATCGCGGAAATCCGCGAGCAGGTGGGCGATGGCAAGGTCATCTGCGGCCTGTCGGGCGGGGTGGATAGCTCCGTCGCCGCCATTCTCATTCACGAAGCGATCGGCGACCAGCTGACCTGCGTTTTCGTCGATCACGGCCTGCTGCGGCTCAACGAGCGCGAGCAGGTCGAGACCATGTTCCGCGACCATTACAATATCCCGCTGGTGGTGGTGGACGCCGAAGAGCGCTTCATGAAAGGCCTTGCCGGCCAGACCGACCCCGAGAAGAAACGCAAGTTCATCGGCGGCGAATTCATCAATGTCTTCGAGGAAGAAGCGAAGAAAATCGGCGGCGCGGATTTCCTCGCCCAAGGCACACTCTATCCCGACGTGATCGAAAGCGTCAGCTTCACCGGCGGGCCGAGCGTCACCATCAAGAGCCACCACAATGTCGGCGGCCTGCCCGAGCGCATGAACATGAAGCTGGTCGAGCCGCTGCGCGAACTCTTCAAGGACGAGGTGCGCGAGCTGGGCCGCGAGCTTGGCCTGCCCGACATCTTCGTCGGCCGCCATCCCTTCCCCGGCCCGGGCCTCGCCATTCGCATTCCGGGCGAAGTGACGAAAGAACGCTGCGACATCCTGCGCAAGGCCGATGCAATCTACCTCGAGGAAATTCGTAACGCCGGCTTGTATGATGCGATCTGGCAGGCTTTTGCCGTGCTGTTGCCGGTCAAGACCGTGGGCGTGATGGGCGATGGCCGCACCTATGACAGCGTCTGCGGCCTTCGCGCGGTCACCAGCACCGACGGCATGACGGCGGATGTCTACCCCTTCGACGCGGCGTTCCTGACAGGCTGCGCCACGCGCATCGTGAACGAGGTGCAGGGCGTCAATCGCGTAGTGTACGACTACACCAGCAAACCGCCCGGGACGATTGAATGGGAGTGA
- a CDS encoding tetratricopeptide repeat protein produces MKIGKILLAPALALATVSCGFAGGDPAAEGAAAYEAHDYRTARVALAEAMQGENPSAETADLYVRTLLALGDGESAQRVIDMLQDQGTAPTDVLALSAHAASLREEYELAISQADAAPAALGEWAAIRALGELERTEEAFARADAALETYPHSAMLLALRGGMALSQLQVNAAKDYSTRALAADGENLEALMLAGQLRAQRSDHEGALEFYARAHEAHPSDIGALFALAAVEADLGRLEDAQGRLESIFAVAPGHPMALLLEAKIAFVEGDLDEAHAVLQSGESAIGRIPQGRLLMGEVAYLRGFPAQAMGHFERFLGMQPGHVHATTVLARILQEEGRTRDAWDRVAPLADSATATPQMLALASHLAEELGEEDRFAARLGDARPESFATNARAAQEALMAGDNAEALRLYTALIEQGGDNDAVILNNAAMAAVRNGETGRAVTFARQAHELAPRDPRVDDTLGWALLENGNRSEGLRHLTDAYQAQPGNLQIRWHYANALIANGRNSEARTIISEMREFASADQREAMDALLARL; encoded by the coding sequence ATGAAAATCGGCAAAATTCTTCTCGCGCCCGCTCTGGCTCTGGCAACGGTTTCCTGCGGTTTTGCAGGCGGCGATCCGGCTGCCGAGGGCGCGGCAGCTTACGAAGCGCACGACTATCGCACGGCCCGCGTGGCGCTGGCCGAAGCGATGCAGGGCGAGAACCCGTCTGCCGAAACCGCCGACTTGTATGTCCGCACGCTGCTGGCGCTGGGCGATGGCGAATCCGCGCAGCGTGTGATCGACATGCTGCAGGATCAGGGCACGGCTCCGACCGATGTGCTGGCGCTCAGCGCACATGCCGCCTCGCTGCGCGAGGAATACGAGCTGGCGATCTCGCAGGCCGATGCTGCGCCCGCCGCGCTGGGTGAATGGGCCGCTATCCGCGCGCTCGGAGAGTTGGAGCGGACAGAGGAGGCTTTTGCCCGGGCCGATGCCGCGCTAGAGACTTATCCGCACAGCGCCATGCTGCTCGCGCTGCGCGGCGGGATGGCGCTCTCGCAATTGCAGGTGAATGCGGCGAAGGACTACTCCACCCGCGCGCTGGCAGCCGATGGCGAGAATCTCGAAGCGCTGATGCTGGCGGGGCAATTGCGCGCACAGCGATCCGACCACGAGGGTGCGCTGGAATTCTACGCCCGCGCGCATGAGGCGCATCCCAGTGACATCGGCGCGCTGTTCGCTTTGGCAGCCGTCGAAGCTGATCTGGGTCGTCTCGAAGACGCTCAGGGTCGTCTGGAATCGATTTTCGCCGTCGCGCCCGGCCATCCCATGGCGCTGCTGCTCGAAGCCAAGATCGCCTTCGTCGAGGGCGATCTGGATGAGGCGCATGCGGTGTTGCAGAGCGGCGAAAGCGCGATCGGCCGGATTCCGCAGGGCCGCCTGCTGATGGGCGAAGTCGCCTATCTGCGCGGTTTCCCGGCGCAGGCGATGGGCCATTTCGAGCGATTCCTCGGCATGCAGCCCGGCCATGTCCATGCGACAACCGTGCTGGCGCGCATCCTGCAGGAAGAGGGCCGCACGCGTGATGCGTGGGATCGGGTCGCACCGCTTGCCGACAGCGCCACCGCGACGCCGCAAATGCTGGCGCTTGCATCGCATCTGGCAGAAGAGCTGGGCGAGGAAGACCGTTTCGCAGCGCGGCTGGGCGATGCGCGCCCGGAAAGCTTCGCCACCAATGCACGCGCTGCGCAGGAAGCGCTGATGGCGGGCGACAATGCCGAGGCGCTGCGCCTCTACACAGCGCTTATCGAGCAGGGCGGCGATAACGATGCCGTCATCCTCAACAATGCCGCCATGGCCGCGGTCCGCAATGGCGAGACAGGCAGGGCAGTGACCTTCGCGCGCCAGGCGCATGAACTCGCACCGCGCGACCCTCGCGTTGACGATACGCTGGGTTGGGCATTGCTGGAGAACGGCAATCGCAGCGAGGGTCTGCGCCATTTGACCGATGCCTACCAGGCACAGCCCGGCAACCTGCAAATTCGCTGGCACTATGCCAATGCGCTGATCGCCAATGGGCGCAATTCCGAAGCGCGCACGATCATCAGCGAGATGCGCGAATTTGCCAGCGCCGACCAGCGCGAGGCGATGGACGCCCTTCTCGCTCGCCTCTGA
- a CDS encoding PEP-CTERM sorting domain-containing protein (PEP-CTERM proteins occur, often in large numbers, in the proteomes of bacteria that also encode an exosortase, a predicted intramembrane cysteine proteinase. The presence of a PEP-CTERM domain at a protein's C-terminus predicts cleavage within the sorting domain, followed by covalent anchoring to some some component of the (usually Gram-negative) cell surface. Many PEP-CTERM proteins exhibit an unusual sequence composition that includes large numbers of potential glycosylation sites. Expression of one such protein has been shown restore the ability of a bacterium to form floc, a type of biofilm.) — protein MKIKLATGAAIIAMAFAAPAQAEVINYDVSNATGGNCPHGLWTNNAFTSDSCNKRYAFQDGTTFSVDTDNGTGTFTGTAINQLGEVATLDLTLSGLLDTLDGTGFDYKAGGGPYDPATQDYFTDAMGTIMIGGQIFTLNPMDPFAGNTVFQFGPGANDFTRDFGGSSWLNILDPHGNALRHWDINFDLTHAPTQVPAPAGLALFGLGLLGAWGMRRRRKVAA, from the coding sequence ATGAAGATCAAACTCGCAACCGGCGCGGCCATCATTGCCATGGCCTTCGCAGCGCCCGCTCAGGCGGAAGTCATCAATTACGACGTGTCCAATGCGACCGGCGGCAATTGCCCGCATGGGCTGTGGACCAACAACGCTTTCACCTCCGACAGCTGCAACAAGCGCTACGCCTTCCAGGACGGCACGACGTTCTCGGTCGATACCGACAATGGCACCGGCACCTTTACTGGCACGGCGATCAACCAGCTGGGCGAAGTCGCCACGCTCGACCTGACGCTGTCCGGCCTGCTCGACACGCTCGATGGTACCGGCTTCGATTACAAGGCGGGCGGCGGCCCCTACGATCCGGCCACGCAGGACTATTTCACCGACGCGATGGGCACGATCATGATCGGCGGCCAGATCTTTACGCTCAATCCGATGGATCCGTTCGCCGGAAACACCGTGTTCCAGTTCGGCCCGGGCGCGAACGACTTCACCCGCGATTTCGGCGGCTCATCATGGCTCAACATCCTCGACCCGCACGGCAATGCGCTGCGTCATTGGGACATCAATTTCGACCTGACACATGCGCCGACGCAGGTTCCGGCTCCCGCTGGCCTCGCGCTGTTCGGTCTCGGCCTGCTGGGTGCATGGGGCATGCGCCGCCGCCGCAAGGTCGCTGCCTGA
- the gyrB gene encoding DNA topoisomerase (ATP-hydrolyzing) subunit B, translating into MSDTPEKARQNGEYSSDSIKVLKGLDAVRKRPGMYIGDTDDGSGLHHMVFEVSDNAIDEALAGHCDLVLIELNPDGSVSVEDNGRGIPVDIHKEEGVSAAEVIMTQLHAGGKFENTSDDNAYKVSGGLHGVGVSVVNALSEWLELEVWRNGKSHTMRFEHGDAVNSLTITGDAPPVESNGDDNGLKKGTRVTFMPSTDTFKNVTEFDFEKLEHRYRELAFLNSGVRILLRDNRPEEPIEHDLFYEGGIAAFVKWLDRNKQPLVPEPISVSAEKDGIGIDVALEWNDSYYENVLTFTNNIPQRDGGTHLAAFRAALTRTLNNYATSSGLLKGGKISLSGEDMREGLTAIVSVKLPDPKFSSQTKDKLVSSEVRSPLESLIGEKMTEWLEENPNDAKTIIQKIIDAAAAREAARKAREMSRKGAMSVASLPGKLSDCRERDPAKSEIFLVEGDSAGGSAKSGRDSKYQAILPLKGKILNVERARFDRIISSKEVGTLIQAMGTGLRDEFNLEKLRYHKIVIMTDADVDGAHIRTLLLTFFHRQMPDIIKAGHLFIAQPPLFKVAKGKSEVYLKDQGALDRYLVTAGLNDRVLETAGGARSGADLADLVDKALLLKNLLAFAPKKYDPAVIESMAMAGALGPDMSVADRNTALSQAAAQLQLGDGEAEWSARVTDDGDVRFDRVWRGVADVHLIDAKFLDSAEARKLHKRGIEQADTYASPTRLVKSGSEQAAPVGDNPDETDADTPAFDPDTAITRPTQLLEAVMAAGRRGLSVSRYKGLGEMNAEQLWETTLDPDNRELLQVKVEDADVTDEIFTRLMGDVVEPRREFIQDNALNVANLDV; encoded by the coding sequence ATGAGCGACACCCCCGAAAAAGCGCGCCAGAACGGCGAATACAGTTCCGATAGCATCAAGGTCCTGAAAGGCCTCGACGCGGTGCGAAAGCGCCCCGGCATGTATATCGGCGACACCGACGATGGCAGCGGCCTGCACCACATGGTGTTCGAGGTGAGCGACAACGCCATCGACGAGGCGCTGGCAGGTCATTGCGACCTGGTGCTGATCGAGCTCAACCCCGACGGCAGCGTGTCGGTGGAAGACAACGGACGCGGCATTCCGGTTGACATCCACAAGGAAGAGGGCGTCTCCGCGGCAGAGGTCATCATGACCCAGCTTCATGCGGGCGGGAAGTTCGAGAACACCAGCGACGACAACGCCTACAAGGTGTCGGGCGGCCTGCACGGCGTGGGCGTCTCGGTTGTAAACGCCCTATCCGAATGGCTGGAGCTGGAAGTTTGGCGCAATGGGAAAAGCCACACGATGCGCTTCGAGCACGGTGACGCGGTGAACTCGCTTACCATTACGGGCGATGCGCCGCCGGTGGAAAGCAATGGTGATGATAACGGCCTCAAGAAGGGTACGCGCGTCACCTTCATGCCCAGCACCGACACGTTCAAGAACGTCACCGAGTTCGATTTCGAGAAGCTGGAGCATCGCTATCGCGAGCTCGCTTTCCTTAATTCGGGCGTGCGCATCCTGCTGCGCGACAACCGGCCCGAGGAGCCGATTGAGCACGACCTCTTCTACGAAGGCGGCATCGCAGCCTTCGTCAAATGGCTGGATCGCAACAAGCAGCCACTGGTGCCGGAGCCGATTTCCGTGTCCGCCGAGAAGGACGGGATCGGCATCGATGTCGCGCTGGAATGGAATGACAGCTATTACGAAAACGTCCTCACCTTCACCAACAACATCCCGCAGCGAGATGGCGGCACGCACCTCGCCGCTTTCCGCGCGGCGTTGACGCGCACGCTCAACAACTACGCGACCAGCTCCGGCCTGCTGAAAGGCGGCAAGATTTCGCTGTCCGGCGAGGATATGCGCGAAGGGCTGACCGCCATCGTTTCGGTCAAGCTGCCCGACCCCAAATTCTCCAGCCAGACAAAGGACAAGCTGGTCAGCTCCGAAGTGCGCTCTCCATTGGAAAGCCTGATCGGCGAAAAGATGACCGAGTGGCTGGAAGAAAACCCCAACGACGCCAAAACGATCATCCAGAAGATCATCGATGCCGCCGCCGCTCGTGAAGCGGCCCGCAAGGCGCGCGAGATGAGCCGCAAGGGCGCGATGAGCGTCGCCAGCCTGCCCGGCAAGCTGTCCGATTGCCGCGAGCGCGATCCGGCCAAGTCCGAAATCTTCCTGGTCGAGGGTGACTCCGCAGGCGGCTCGGCAAAGTCGGGCCGCGATTCCAAATATCAGGCAATCCTGCCGCTCAAGGGCAAGATCCTGAACGTGGAACGCGCGCGTTTCGACAGGATCATCAGCTCCAAGGAAGTCGGCACGCTGATCCAGGCCATGGGCACAGGCCTTCGCGACGAGTTCAACTTGGAAAAGCTGCGCTATCACAAGATCGTGATCATGACCGATGCCGACGTGGACGGCGCGCATATCCGCACCCTGCTGCTCACCTTCTTTCACCGCCAGATGCCCGACATCATCAAGGCCGGACACCTCTTCATCGCCCAGCCGCCGCTGTTCAAGGTCGCCAAGGGCAAGAGCGAGGTTTACCTGAAGGATCAGGGCGCGCTCGATCGCTACCTGGTGACGGCGGGCCTCAATGATCGCGTGCTGGAAACGGCAGGCGGTGCCCGCTCCGGCGCAGACTTGGCAGACCTCGTCGATAAGGCGCTATTGCTGAAGAACCTGCTCGCTTTCGCGCCGAAGAAATATGATCCGGCAGTGATAGAGTCGATGGCGATGGCGGGCGCGCTGGGGCCGGACATGTCGGTTGCTGATCGCAATACCGCGCTTTCGCAGGCCGCCGCTCAGTTGCAGCTAGGCGATGGCGAAGCCGAATGGTCGGCCCGCGTTACCGATGATGGAGATGTACGCTTCGACCGCGTATGGCGCGGCGTGGCCGATGTCCACCTGATCGACGCCAAGTTCCTCGACAGCGCAGAAGCGCGCAAGCTGCACAAGCGCGGCATCGAGCAGGCAGACACCTACGCGTCGCCCACCAGGCTCGTAAAGTCTGGCAGCGAGCAAGCTGCGCCTGTCGGCGACAATCCAGACGAAACCGATGCGGATACGCCCGCCTTCGATCCTGACACGGCGATTACCCGGCCCACGCAATTGCTCGAAGCCGTCATGGCGGCAGGTCGCCGTGGCCTCTCCGTCAGCCGCTATAAGGGGCTGGGCGAAATGAATGCCGAACAGCTTTGGGAGACGACGCTGGACCCGGACAATCGCGAATTGCTGCAGGTGAAGGTGGAAGATGCCGACGTGACCGATGAGATCTTCACCCGCCTGATGGGCGATGTGGTCGAACCGCGCCGTGAATTTATTCAGGACAATGCGCTGAACGTCGCGAATTTGGACGTTTAA
- a CDS encoding L-serine ammonia-lyase, which produces MLSVLDIFKVGIGPSSSHTVGPMRIALRAVEDARGEGLLEKVARAHVSLRGSLALTGIGHGADKASILGLSGKVPDAIDPDEADAVVAAVKARKTLLLGGEREIAFDPARDIDLRGDIFPELHPNEMCVSFFDGAGKILLDVTYYSVGGGFIASERQLTNKAENDLINVGPTPQFAFGSACDLLEHCQAQGLNVDEIVLANEDCIRPREETLAAVDAIWDVMRACIHRGLTSPGQLPGGLNVKRRAPQLFERLQTTEGANESERIFDWLNVYAMAVNEENAAGGRVVTAPTNGAAGIIPAVLHHYCETEDGCDRVRVRRFLLTAAGIGMLYKQRASISGAEMGCQGEVGVACSMAAAGLAAAWGGTPQQIEHAAEIGMEHNLGLTCDPVGGLVQIPCIERNAVGAVKAVNAARLALVAADQPCVSLDQVIETMRQTGLDMSSKYKETSQGGLAVNVIEC; this is translated from the coding sequence GTGCTTTCGGTTCTGGATATCTTCAAAGTCGGCATCGGTCCGTCCAGCTCGCATACGGTCGGGCCGATGCGGATTGCCTTGCGTGCAGTCGAGGACGCGCGGGGCGAAGGGCTGCTAGAGAAAGTGGCACGCGCCCATGTTTCATTGCGCGGATCGCTGGCGCTGACCGGCATCGGCCACGGCGCGGACAAGGCGAGCATCCTCGGCCTCAGCGGCAAGGTGCCGGACGCAATCGACCCGGACGAGGCAGACGCCGTCGTTGCGGCCGTGAAAGCGCGCAAGACCCTGCTGCTCGGCGGAGAGCGTGAAATCGCGTTCGATCCTGCCAGAGATATCGACCTGCGCGGCGACATCTTCCCCGAACTGCATCCAAACGAGATGTGCGTGAGCTTCTTCGATGGTGCTGGGAAGATCCTGCTGGATGTCACCTACTATTCCGTTGGCGGCGGCTTCATCGCCAGCGAGAGGCAACTGACCAACAAGGCGGAGAATGACCTCATCAATGTGGGGCCGACGCCGCAATTCGCATTCGGTTCGGCCTGCGATTTGCTGGAACACTGCCAGGCGCAGGGCCTGAACGTCGACGAGATCGTGCTGGCGAACGAGGATTGCATCCGCCCGCGCGAAGAGACGCTGGCAGCCGTCGATGCGATCTGGGATGTGATGCGCGCCTGTATCCACCGCGGGCTGACCAGCCCCGGCCAGCTGCCCGGCGGCCTCAACGTCAAACGCCGCGCCCCCCAATTGTTCGAGCGATTGCAGACGACCGAAGGCGCGAATGAGAGCGAACGCATTTTCGACTGGCTCAATGTCTACGCCATGGCAGTGAACGAGGAGAATGCCGCCGGGGGCCGCGTCGTCACCGCGCCCACCAATGGCGCGGCGGGAATCATCCCCGCCGTGCTGCATCATTATTGTGAAACCGAGGATGGCTGCGACCGCGTGCGGGTGCGCCGTTTCCTCCTGACGGCGGCAGGTATCGGCATGCTGTACAAGCAGCGCGCCAGCATTTCCGGGGCGGAAATGGGCTGCCAAGGCGAAGTGGGCGTCGCCTGCTCCATGGCGGCGGCAGGCCTCGCGGCGGCATGGGGCGGCACGCCGCAGCAGATCGAGCATGCCGCCGAGATCGGCATGGAGCACAATCTCGGCCTGACCTGCGATCCTGTCGGCGGGCTAGTGCAAATCCCCTGCATCGAGCGCAATGCGGTCGGCGCAGTCAAGGCGGTAAACGCAGCGCGGCTGGCGCTGGTGGCCGCAGACCAGCCCTGCGTGTCGCTCGATCAGGTGATCGAGACGATGCGCCAGACCGGCCTCGACATGAGCAGCAAATACAAGGAGACGAGCCAGGGTGGGCTGGCCGTCAACGTAATCGAGTGCTGA